Part of the Gavia stellata isolate bGavSte3 chromosome 25, bGavSte3.hap2, whole genome shotgun sequence genome is shown below.
GCACTGGCTCCTCCCAAGAAAAATGTTGGTTTTCTGACAGGCTACAGCTCATAACCTCAGGGGAATCTCTTACCACCCATGTCCTGGACTCAGTCGTTGATGAGGATCTTTAGCATGGGAAATTTTCCACCTAAAGATCCAAACTGAAAAGCGATGATTCATTTTTGGCCTTTGGGAAGTGGTGATTggttattttcccattttcactgTACAGTTGATGAGAAGACTGGGTAAAACAGGGACTGTGTTACTGAACTGACTGAGTCGACATTAGCCCATAGGACCACAAGGTAGGTCCTATCTGGGTAGGAATAACCAGTAGCAGAGGTACTGGGAATGGAGCAAGTCCCTTCCCAGAAGCGTGTAGGTGCATTCAGCTGTTTGTTGTATAAGGGGCTGACACTCTGGGGCATGGAAAGATCATAATCAAATCAAACAAGCCAGAAAATCTCTAAAGAGCTACTTGGGTAAGCCCAGAGAAAACTGATGGATTTGCCCAACTGAGATCACAAGGACTGATTTAATTATTAGCAATATGGATGTCTTAATCGCACTCTCTCCAGGGTTTCTGAGATTACTATAAAGCTCTAAAGCCTCCATGCTGTAACAGCCAATGGCTTTATGACCCAGATTTGCGTTTGTCTGTGTGGTGATACATCCCCTGCATGCTACAGGCAAGTCACCACAGCACTGCAAGACTGAATCCAACCTGGGCTAGGGTGCATGGTGTGCTGGGTGTCTCGCTTGGTCTCACCAGGCCAAGACATTTTGGCAGTGTGTCCCCATCAGTTTGAATCCTGTCTTGGGAAGATATGAAGCCCATCTCTTACATTGATCATTTCAAGACTTTGATTTACTCCTATGAGCATGTGGCAGGAATACAGCCCAAGAAAGTGTGTGCAATAGGATATAGGCACAAAAGAAATATCAGGTGCTTTCAGTGTCTCATCGTGTGGGATTTAATAACCATCTCTGTTTCCTGCCCCAGGTTGGCCCAAGGACTGCAGCGAGATCCCTGCTGGCAGCCGCAGTGGTGTCTACATCATCCAGCCGAAAGGGCTCCACCACCTCGTGGTGTACTGTGAAATGAACATGACAAACGGGGGCTGGACAGTCATCCAGAGGAACCAGAAAGACACTCCAGTCACCTGGGCTGAGTCCTGGAGCACCTACAAGTACGGCTTTGGGAACGTGCGCAGCGAGTACTGGCTGGGCACCGAGTACATCCATCAGATCGCCAAGCAGAAAGTCTACCAGGTCAGGTTTGTCATCCAGGACTCCACGGACAACACCAATTTCGCAGACTATAACCTCTTCAGCGTGGAAGATGAGTCCCACGGCTACCGGCTGAGGCTGGGCTCCTACGCAGGGACGGCAGGGGATGCCATGACCTCAGACAATCCCAACACCATGCATGACAACATGAAGTTTTCCACAAAGGATCGGGATCAGGACACTTACAGTAAGAACTGTGCCTACAGCTATGAGGGCGGGTGGTGGTACTCGTCGTGTTATTCTGTACGGCTAAATTTCAAGGGCGGCATGACATGGGGCAGCCTGTGCAAAGGGAACTGCAAATCCTCCCTTATCCTCATCAAACCAGCTTCATATTGTTAGTGCTTCTTCCCCCTCCTGTCCACACCGGACACTCTGCAAAGGCTCTGCATGGCCAAAGGGCTGGAGCCTTTctggagcagagaggagagccCAAGGGTAGGGTTTTAGCAAAATGCCACTTTCCATTTCCCCTCTCTGAGTGCAGGCTCCCGCTCTGCTCAGCTCTTTTCCCTTGTGCTTGCCGATGATTTCTTGTTATTATGTTCATAATCAAGAATAAAATATCACTTGTGAAATTTGTGGATTACACATGTACCTTCCCTGCGGGAGGAAGACACTCTGCCCTGGAATGACTTTTCATCAGAGTTTCTTAGCTGCCTCCAGAACTCACAGCAAGCAAAAAAGCTACATGCCACAGATTTCCATATactctgtgcctctctgcagTGTCTGGTAAAGCATCCCAATAAATTTGCTTCCTTGAGCTCATTCTCCATTAATGAACATCTGTTCTGTATCTCTGATGTGCTCCCACTGAGGCCCAAGAAATCCCATGTCAGGTGCTAGGACTGGAGTCCTGGGGCTTATGGAGGGAAAAAGCCTTGAGTGGTTCTCACAGGAATGGAcgtaagaaaattaaatctagTTACACTGAGATAAAGGACCTGTGATCTGCACAGGAGGGTTCATGATCTGCACAGGAGGGTTCAGAAGGGACCTGTCACGTGGGAGAACTCTTCTCACATCATCACCACATTCACAGTCCAGGATCAAAAGGTCCCGCTCCAGCTGGGAGGCTGCATCTGTCAGGATTTGTTCCTTGCTACCTGCCTGTCTGCACAGTCGTGCTTCAATCCTGCAGAAAGATGATTTCAAAGTCGACAGTAGATCTGTCTGCTGGGACTGAGAAGCAGTGAACTTCAATGGAAGCAAAAGAGAAGTAGGTTAGGTGTTAGGAAGCACTAGAATTAGGAGACACTAGTGAGGTGTGATAAATGACTCAACCCCAAATAGGATTGCAATTAAAGTTTACAATTTATTAAACGAATAAAGGCAAGCAAACAGCGCTGGGTGCGCCgggagtctctgctccaccaAGACGCACACCGTACAGTTCTTGTTTTCGGTTtatatttctcttgctgctacatattcataggaaaggttggtctttgtaaatgaattaggTGTCatccccccccatatgtgacgtgtagcatgatttgggtggagagacgagtgctatagtcatatatgtttagcatgacctctataatcttcattagcatatgcaggggtgtgagttgtaatatgcatttcacaggtaatgaagcaaaggtcagttattggacacgaagccttttcgaagaacaaaggacctctcacattcctgttattttactgtctttgctgaccataagcagggctatcctgcctccacagggccccctccttatctgcaccctgtgttagccgggtgagtctccactcccccaggtcgcacaagagatagcaagggcagtcttaacagctctttgtgcacaggaatcccacctcattatccaaactccacattatccaccccgtgactatagtcactcggatcgaaatccaaatcacactcgcataaaatcgcttttgggggtatccctcacattagacttcttttgcttaatactatgcggttagcaacaaaaccagttttggaatatttgtcaggcaacccttgcaagatacaagaactatatacattaaccactctgtgtttcttaggcttatgggaactatatacattaaccactctgtgtCTCTTAGGCTTATGGTTAACAAGGGTATGTAGGacagaaagtcacatttcatCATGCGGCCCTAGCATTGTTCCATATCGACACGaatcagatgaacacatttcacagaGGGAAGAGCTCATTACCGGAATGGGCTCACCATACCCAAGTTTCTGAGACCATTTTAGATGAACCTGTGCCAGGAAAAGTGCAGACAGAGCTGATGCTGTGAGGCTGCAGGACAAGGCCCCTACagctcctccatcccaccacACCCTGGcactgccaggacagactgtttGAGAAGCACTTCGACCTGCACAAACCATTTCTGGCTTTGTCTTggggcagcacagcacagcagtgaGTTCCGCTTCCAGGACCAAGGGCTAAGGGAAAAGCCAGCCCTCGTCTGCCAGCTGCAGAGCCCAGTGCCCCACTGGGAACCGTCCACAAAGGTTTGAGAaatcagaaaatactgaaagaagTGAGCAATGGAGGATCTCTGATCCAGAAAGTACCTTACACTGCTCCAGATGCACACAGAGGGGATCAGGATGCACACAGCGGGGTGCAGTTCAGGATGCACACAGCGGGAAGCAGGATGCACAAAGCGGGGTGCTGTGCAGGATGCACACAGCGGGGAGCAGTGCAGGATGCACAGAGCGGGGTGCTGTGCAGGATGCACACAGCGGGAAGCAGGATGCACAAAGCGGGGTGCAGTGCAGGATGCACACAGCGGGGTGCAGTGCAGGATGCACAGAGCGGGGTGCTGTGCAGGATGCACACAGCGGGAAGCAGGATGCACAAAGCGGGGTGCAGTGCAGGATGCACACAGCGGGGTGCAGGATGCACACAGCGGGGTGCAGTGCAGGATGCACACAGCAGGGAGCAGGATGCACAGAGCGGGGTGCTGTGCAGGATGCACACAGCGGGGAGCAGTGCAGGATGCACAGAGCGGGGTGCAGTGCAGGATGCACAGAGCGGGGAGCAGTGCAGGATGCACACAGCGGGAAGCAGGATGCACAGAGCGGGGTGCAGTGCAGGATGCACAGAGCGGGGTGCAGTGCAGGATGCGCACAGCGGGGTGCAGTGCAGGACGCACAGAGCGGGGTGCAGTGCAGGATGCGCACAGCGGGGAGCGGGATGCACAAAGCGGGGTGCTGTGCAGGACGCACAGAGCGGGGTGCAGTGCAGGATGCACACAGCGGGGTGCAGTGCAGGATGCACACAGCGGGGAGCAGGATGCGCACAGCGGGGAGCAGTGCAGGATGCACACAGCGGGGTGCAGTGCAGGATGCACACAGCGGGGAGCAGGATGCACACAGCGGGGAGCAGTGCAGGATGCACACAGCGGGGTGCAGTGCAGGATGCACACAGCGGGGAGCAGGATGCACACAGCGGGGTGCAGTGCAGGATGCGCACAGCGGGGAGCAGTGCCGGTCCCCCCCAGTCGGGGCGGCGCGCTGCAGAGCCGGAGCACCTTGCGCTCAGCTGCGGCTCCTTTAagcccggcggggccggcgggcgcggggcggcgcgcagcgggggcgggcgcggggcgcgcgcggctcccggcggcggcggcgggggggtctCGGCCCGTGCCCGCCCGTGCCCCGGCCCATGtcccggcccccggcgccgcccgGCTCCCCGCGCCGCTTCGGGGCGCTCAGCACCGCGCAGCTCCGCGCCCTGCTGCAGGACGAGCCCCGGCTGCAGCGCGCCGCCCGCCTCAGCAGGAAGGTacggccggggggggggcccgggggacCGCGTCCCGCAgccagccgagccgagccgagccgagccgagccgtgcAGCGCTCGCCCCCAGCGGGGCTTTGCCGGTGCGCGGGATGGAGCAGCCGGGGCACCGGGCGCTGCGTGGccgcgccccgcggggccgggcgtcACCCCGGCGTCCCTGGCCCCGCCGCTCCTTGGTCTCCCCGCGGTAGCTGAAATCCCGCCCGCCGAGCCCGGGGGCTCTGGAGGAGCAGCGGAAGGCACCGGCGGCGCTGGGGTGGCCGCGGGGAAGCCTCGGCTTGGGCGCCCCGGCCGGCAACTGCCCTGGGGCTCCGGGTGCTGCTCGGGGTTTCAGCAGCCATCGCCTGCCAAGCAGCCTCGGGCCACCAAAACCCAGAGCAAGGCCACAGCCGCTGCCCCCACTGCTCTCGCTGCCCCGAGATttgggggaggctgggaggcCCGGGCCCCTCGCCGTGCCCTCCGTGCCTGGCTTCGTTCCCCGCAGCTGGGATGAGCTCCGAGTGCTGCCCAGCTCCAGCGGTTCCTGGCGTTCCTCTGCGGGAACAGGACCAGGTTATTTTGAAATCATTCTCAGCCTGATTTCAGCATCTTTCCCCTGGGGCTCTCAAAGCACAGCCTGGCCCCACGCTCCATTCCCCACTCTGCGTGGGCAGAAGATGTGTGTGTAGCGAAAGAGGGTGTGCGTCTCTCTCCTGACATCCTTGTTAGCTAGCGAGCCCTTTCCTCTGTGAAGGGCACTGGGTAGCCAGCTGTGAGGTTTGCCACATTCAGGGTAAGCTGCCCTGTGCCGTGGGGAGCCCGGGTCCAGCTGCTGCATCCCTCCCAGGATGCACCCCCTttccaggcagagcagagggatggGCAcggtgcaggaggagagggtttgCCCCTGGATGGAGATGGACCCCCTCCCAGCAGACTGCCAGCTCTGACTGGTTCTGCCCATTTCTCCCAGTGCTGACACACACCCCCATTCCCGTTCCCACAGTTTCAGAGTCTGCAGCTGGAGCGGGAGATGTGTTTGGCTTCAAACTGCACCCTGGCCAGGGTAAACCTGTCCCTGCGCCCGCGGCTGGAGGATGGGAAGGCTTCCCTGGCCATCAAGTACCAGGAGCTGCGGGAGATACGAGAGGCATGTTGGGACAAGCAGCAGCGCCTGGGTGAGTGGGGCACAGCTGATGGGACGAGGCAGAGCCTGGCACGGCCAGAGCAACCTGCATTAATACAAAGTCCCAGGTGGGCTCAGGACCCTCGAACCTGATCAGGAGCAGTGGGGGGTGATGCTGCCTGTGACATAGCCAGCCCTCAGCTGGGACTGATGCTGCGGTGGGATGCAGGCCTCAGTGTGCAGGTGGCTCCAGGGATGTGTTTGGGGGTGTTTCAGTTTGAAGAGGGGAGCTGGTGCTTGGGGACAGGGAAAactgcagccccagcagtggGGGCACCCAGGCAGTTTTTTGGcagccctgtcccctcccaacacAGAGGCATACCTGGAGAAGTGGAGCCCGAAGAGTGCCCTGGGCCAGCTCCAAGCCAAGCTCAATGCCTCCGAGGCAGAGTCGGAGGTGAGTCAGGCGAgactcctgtgctgctgccctttCCTCGCCTGGGCCCCGCACACTTCTCCATGCCCTCCTGCATGCCAGGCCCTGGAGAagaggctggggggggctcaGCCATCTGGGCTCCCTCCATGGTCCCACAGCTCTCTTGACTTGATGCTGTCCCACTGCCCATCCCACAGGCACAGATAGAGCAGTTCCTGGCCCAGGACCTGCCCCTCGATTCCTTTCTGGAGTCCTTCTGTCAGAGCCGCACACTCTCCCACATCTGCCGGACACAGCTGGAGAaactgcaggagctgctgctgaaggaccAGGTGGGCAGGGACACCGTGGGCCCCCCAGGTGCCCTGGCTAGCCCAATACCAGCCCGCCTTGCCCCGTTGAGGAGTGGAGTAGCCCTGAAAGCCTTTGATCTCTCCTATGGCTTCATGCCCGCCTTTCTGATCCCCTCGGAGGCCGTTGTGCCCTTTGCCATGCCAGCTGCACCTCCCAGACACCatctcccagccctgggacacCAGCCAGCATCTCCCTGCTCTGAAATCCCCAGCCCAGGCTTGCCCCTGCGCCTCGTCGGACACATCCCACTGCTCAGCCCCCAGACCTTCCGCAGGCAGCAGCGGCCGCGACACCAGAAGCAGGAGCCCCCACACCGGTAgcaggacagggatgggggaATGTCACCACTCCTGGCCCTGTGCCTCCACAGTGGCTGCGCAGGAAGATGCTGGCCAGGGAGCATATCGGGGTGGGTGCGTGGTGTATGCACAGCTCCGAGGGGCtgcagtgtctgttgggcaggCACAGGGGTGGTTGCTCACAGGGGGATAGAGGTGCTTGgctgggggtgggatggggtgggtgCCGTGGCTGGGCAGTGGGTCCTGTACTTGGGGACCTGCCGGAGGGGAGAGATCTCTGCATCCACAGCAAGAGGAACAGTGACAGGAGGTGGGGGCGTGTAGTTTGTAGGGATGTCAGTGGGCTCAGTCGGGTGGGAGATATTAGGGAAGAGAGCCCAGGAGCACTGGGCACCACCTGCTTTCTAAATAAAGGCTCTTTTCCACGCTCTTTCCCTTGGCTCTGGCTATGAACAAAGGGGTgggacaggcagggaagaagtgggggggggggcacttGCCAGGCTTGGAGGCGACTGAGGGTCAAGGAGGGTCCTCCAGCCTGGGGAGCCCCCAGGCATTGCACCTGCACTTGGCTCAGCCCATCAACACCCTGGGGAAGGCCAGACCCCCCGCAAGGGGGGCAGAGAGCGCAGTGAGCGTGAGTTTCCCCCCAGGCAGGTGCCAGGGACCATCTTCCAGCAGTTTGGCCTGGCACACGGTGAAGACTTCTGGTAGCCAGAGGTGCCCCGTGCCAGCAGCCAAGGCCTTGCCCCCATGAAGGGTTACGCCCCACAGCCAGCTGCTGGGCTCGCTCGTGGCTCCGCAGCAGCTGGTCTCATCAGCCTGTGCGCAGCCCTGCAGTGTTTTTGGTACCCATTCCCCATCCACCTTCTGGCACTAGCCCTGGCTTCAGCCACCGCTGGAAAAGGTAGCAGAAGTCCTGAGCTCACTCTGTTTCATCCCAGGCTCCTTTATTGCTTTCCTTAATTTCATGCAATGGATGGTGAGACAAGGCTTGGGGGGGGATAGCCCTGGTTCCTCTAGCTGCAGCCCCTGGGGTACTTGTTCTCTGCCCTGGGGTGTCTCTTGTGCTCTTTCTAGCCTTTCATGTGGTTTCAGGCTCTTCTCATGCTTTCAGCCCCTGTCTGGTTgtagtgttttttcttctttcccagttGCCTGCCCACCCTGCAGCTTGGCACTGTTATGTAGACTGCTTAGAAATCATCCAAAGCAGCAAGGGGCCCTGGCTCTGGCTACAAAGCACCCCAAAATATGGACCATTGGCTTGCAGTGTCTGATCACACCCTCCACCACTGAGGGTACCCCACCCTTACTCCAAACTCCAAAGCCCTCACTTGTGGGACTGGCACCACTCATCCAGTATAACCAGTTAAAACAGGTTTAAGACTAGGATAAATGGTGGACCGGCTGCCATTGCGTTATTGGCAGGCAAAGAGATGGTAGTCACTGGAATATTTGGGGCTTCACAGAGTacctcctgctttcctgggTCCCACCAAGCTCAGTTTGGGCTCGGCCTGTCAATGAAAAGTGCCAGGACACGCTTGATTGCCACAGTCAGGCTCTGTGACTTGCCACATGCCAGAAGGAAGGACCGTAACAGGCTGGCAACCACAGCACAAGAGCTTGGTTGGGTTCCTATACCAGCTCCACAGGGCTAACCTAACCAGGGAAATAAGGGGACCAAGCAGGAGGCCAGCTGGCCTGTGTGGGACCATCTGTGCTGTGTCTGGAGGGGGCTGGGATGCACAGGCAGCCCTGTCCTACCCAGTGTCCTGAGGTCCCCCAGACAATGGTCCAGGCTACCCCGAGGACTGCACTGGATGCTGTGTGAGATGACCAGAGCTGTGGGTGCACCATGGGGACACAGGTCCAagtgatgtgtgtgtgtgtgtgtgtcgaGCTATGAGGGCTCTGAGCATGCACACACAAGGGGTGGTGGCGGGTAAGCACAAGGCTTCTCCCTGGGGATCTGGATGCCCACCTGGGAGAGGAAGGCCACCTTAGCACTTGGCTCAGGAAGAAAATACCCCGAGGCAATGGCGTGAGGATATGGTGCATGCTGAAGTCCAGAGCCAGGCACCTGTATGGGCTGAATGCTAGCCAAAGGCAACGCTGATGAGCTGTGTCACTGCCGTGCAAGATGGGGCTGGGTGCAGCACTGGGGCTGGCACTAGCGCACATGCACGTGCACAAGGTGCCAAGCCACCCGAAAACCAGCCAGGCACAACCAGTGTGTCTCCCCTGCCAGTGCCTGCCTTGCACGGcttcccagggctgggcagtCCCAGGCAATGCTACGGGGGTCTGTCACTCCAGGACAGGAGCCACTCCAGCTCCAGGACAAACTTCCCTGGCCTCAAGCAGGTACTGGGTCACCTTACAGCAAGGGCAAATGCGTGTGAACCCTCAAGGAGAGCAGCTGCCTCTCTCCAGCCCAGGGAGTGTTAAGTGTGTCCCACCGGATCTGACAGCACTAAAAGTAACCATCCAAAGAACAAAGTGAGCTGGGCTGCTGTGGCCCTGGCTGGTTTTCTGTCCACAggagccctgcagcacccctgggtgcctGCCCAGCTCAAGTAGCAGTGGGCAGGCCCTGGCAGCCCCATGGTCCTGCTGGGCTGGCCACCACCCCACTTCAGCCAAGGTCTTTTAACCACTGGGAAGCTGCCAAGCAAGGCgagcccctgccctgggcagatTCCTCCAACCCTGGAGTTGGTCCTGTCCAGTTTGGAGCACGTACTGCCCTAGGTGGGTGGCTGGAGCCCCACTTGCGGTGGCCCAGGTTGGGAGTGTACGTGCAGCATTAATGCACCCTGCACCTCTGGGGAACGTGGCAGCAGTGGGTGTCTGCCTCTTTGCTCCCAGAGTATGCAGTCAGTGCCTCACCGTaccggcagctccagccccttccACAGACAGGCCTGGGCTGAGGACAAAGTCCTGCACGGGGCACAAGACAGGGACATTGGTaacaggcaggagctggcagcagcacagggtgaTCCCTCTGGGCCCCTCCTTGCCTGCACAGTGgttctccctgcctgcaccaaGCACTGCCTGCCCCGCAGGGCCACATCAAGGGGCATCAGTGTGCTCCTGCTCGtcccggggaggaggaggaggaagcattGCCACCAGGTGTGCACCTGCATTCATTTCTATACAGgggccaggcagcagcctggggccagctcagcccctctgccagctgGTGTGCAGCCAAAGCCgggaggggcaggcagggagctggccctgccagctctgtggcctccccagcccccccaggccTGGCTTTTCAGAAGCCAGACTGGGTaagcagcacccagcccaggaGGGACACGACACCTGGGAGAGAAGGGGTGCCCCCAGCACGGGCAACCGCCAGGAGACCCTTCGAGCCACATCCCCAGGTCGGTGGGGGATGCAAAACCCCTGGCTGGGGCCACCCAGGGAGGGGTGGTGCCAGGGCGTCCCAGCTGGGCCCCCCTGCGCAGCAGGCACCGCACAGGCAACAGGGCTGTTGACAGAAGAAACTCTATTAACAGTTAACTCTATTAACAGAAGAGTCGCCGCAGGGGATGCTGTTGACGGGAGGGGGAGCTGCCCCCCCACCCACGGGTGCTGCCAACCGTGTGGCCCTTCCCTGGGCGGGTAGAGCCACTGCgggcccagcagcagcaggactggggTGCAGAGCTCTGTCCACAGATCCCAGGGCAGGTgagggctggggctgtcccaggcgctgtcccctcagccccctccctgccaggcCAGCCCCTCCAGGAGGGACTCAATGGCCTCCCCTCCAGTGCTGCTCAGGACCCTGCTCACCAGCCGGCAGCTCCTTGCCTCTGCCCCTCatgcccccagcccagctggcaCTGCCAAAGACCTTCCAGGTGCCAGGTTTAACCCCTTCCTTCCCAAAGAGCAGCCCAGCTTCTCCAG
Proteins encoded:
- the LOC104258824 gene encoding fibrinogen-like protein 1-like protein — translated: MATQSLCLLLFTCLLALAASLPFLDIKNVHLLNGTLDEIMNVPPESSQLDNDGEHVRQVRDIAPHPPAGHGWPKDCSEIPAGSRSGVYIIQPKGLHHLVVYCEMNMTNGGWTVIQRNQKDTPVTWAESWSTYKYGFGNVRSEYWLGTEYIHQIAKQKVYQVRFVIQDSTDNTNFADYNLFSVEDESHGYRLRLGSYAGTAGDAMTSDNPNTMHDNMKFSTKDRDQDTYSKNCAYSYEGGWWYSSCYSVRLNFKGGMTWGSLCKGNCKSSLILIKPASYC
- the VPS37D gene encoding vacuolar protein sorting-associated protein 37D; translation: MSRPPAPPGSPRRFGALSTAQLRALLQDEPRLQRAARLSRKFQSLQLEREMCLASNCTLARVNLSLRPRLEDGKASLAIKYQELREIREACWDKQQRLEAYLEKWSPKSALGQLQAKLNASEAESEAQIEQFLAQDLPLDSFLESFCQSRTLSHICRTQLEKLQELLLKDQVGRDTVGPPGALASPIPARLAPLRSGVALKAFDLSYGFMPAFLIPSEAVVPFAMPAAPPRHHLPALGHQPASPCSEIPSPGLPLRLVGHIPLLSPQTFRRQQRPRHQKQEPPHR